GCGGAACTTGGCCGCCAATACCAATGATAGCAGTTGGGTCTTGTCCCCCATCTCGGCCAGGGCGACGATGGAGGTGGATATGAGAAAGGCTTCCATGATGGGGGTAGATGGCCGGAGTTGCCAGAGCGCATTGATCACGCACCGACTCCGGCCTATCTCTTCATAGGTTTTCTCGGTACGTAATCAATGGTCTCGACCGGTCGCACCACGCATTGCACGCGGTACCGCATGCGCCATAGGTCACGAGGACCCAAGTCTGTTGACGCATGCATCCGGCAGCTGGCTGCCGAACGGCCTACTCCCCAAAGAAAGTAAGTCATCATTCTATCTGTTTAACCCTGTAAGACAACTGCTTATTTGAATATTCAAAATTTTGTATTTCAGGGTAACTCCCATCGGGACAATGTTGTTACCAACACGAAATTTGATCTTTTCGTAATACAACGGCTTCTCTTGTGACTCATAATGTATGAGTCTTCGTCTGGAAAGCAATTTTCGGATCGAAGCAAGTGCGTTAGCGTCTCTAATGTTGTCATCCAAGGCTGACTCCCTAGGGCTCCATCGCGTTTTCAAGTTTTTTCAGGAGTCCAGCATGGGCAACAAGCTTTACGTAGGCAATCTGCCTTACACATTCCGCGACCAAGATCTGCAAGACAGCTTCAGCGAATTCGGCACTGTGAACAGCGCCAAGGTGATGATGGAGCGTGACACCGGCCGCTCCAAGGGCTTCGGCTTTGTGGAAATGGGCAGCGATGCCGAAGCACAAGCCGCTATCCAAGGCCTGCACGGCCAAAACCGTGGCGGCCGTGATCTGGTCGTGAACGAAGCACGTCCCATGGAGCCTCGTCCTCCCCGCTCCGGCGGCTTTGGTGGCGGCTTCGGCGGTGGCCGTGAAGGTGGTGGCGGCGGCTTCGGCGGCGGCCGTGGTGACGGCGGCTTTGGCGGCGGCCGTGGCGACGGTGGCGGCTATGGCCGTCGCAATAGCTACTAATCAGTTATTGCCAATAACAAAAAAAGGATCTTCGGATCCTTTTTTTGTTGCTAAACGTTAGCAACGCGGTTTTCGAGCATTTATTTTTTTCCTTGTTCTCCGTCATAATTCCTTTCTCGGGCATTTCCCGTTCACAAGCGAATAGGTTTTCAGGATTTTTGGCATGTTTTCCCATGAATATGCGGCGGCCATCCTGAATTCGATCGCGCCATTGAAGCATTGAGGAGCTAGGAGTTATTAATGGGCAATAAGCTGTATGTCGGCAACCTTCCCTATGGTGTGCGCGACAACGATCTGGAGCAGGCATTCAGCCAGTTTGGAGCCGTAGCAAGTGCACGCGTCATGATGGAACGAGACACCGGCCGCTCCAAAGGCTTTGGTTTTGTGGAAATGGCCAGCGAAGCAGAAGCACAAGCTGCCATTCAAGGCATGAATGGCCAGCCCCTCGGGGGTCGCAGCCTCATCGTGAATGAGGCACGCCCCATGGAACCCCGCCCCCCTCGCACCGGCGGTTATGGAGGCGGCTTCCGCAGTGAAGGCGGTTTTGGCGGCGGTAATCGCGATGGCGGTTACGGTGGCCGCAGTGAAGGTGGTGGCTATGGTCGTGGCGATAGCGGCGGCGGCTATGGCGGTGGTGGTCGCGGCGAAGGCGGCTTCCGCAGTCCCTATGGCTCAGGCCCACGCCACGGTGGTCGCGGCGGCTACGGCGGTGGCAATAATCACGGCGAATGAGCTTCTTTTAGCAGCTCGGCAATAAAGGCACGATAACGTGCCTTTATTTATTTCTGAAGGCATTCAAATGCATAGTCATTTTACCAATGTCTTCCACTCAATCCTTTTTTAGATGCCTGGGCTTTCTGGTTTTCCCCAGAGTCAATCTATCCCATAGATAAGCGGGCAGCATCCGCATTACACTGCCGACAATCCTCATCTGCCAGGGAATAATCGCATATCTGGCTTTGCGCTCGATAACCCGAAAGGCACGCCTTGCGAACTCCTCGGGCGAGAGCAGAAAAGGCATGGAGTACGGATTATTTTTCGTCAACGGAGTGTCCACATAGCCAGGCAATAAACTGGTCACAGAGACCCCGGATTTCTGCAACTCAACGCGCAGACTCTCACAGTAAGCAATGGCTGCCGCTTTACTGGCCGAATATGCGGCATGGCCGGGCAAGCCGCGAATACCGGCCACACTGCAAATACCCACCAGACGCCCGGAGCCGCGTCGCACCATGGGAGCAATAAACGGCTGAAAGCTCGCAGCCAGCCCCATGGTGTTGCTGGCCAGTACCTGCTGCATGACCTCAAGATCCTCGCGCAAGGAGGTATCCACGCCCCAGCTGACACCCGCGTTGGCAATAACAACATCGGGCAGGCCCTGGCGCTCAAGACAGGCATCCGCAGCACTGCAAGCACTTGCGATGTTCGTGACGTCCGCACCATAAACGGCGTAGCGGGATGCATCCATTCGCATGGACTGCGCCCACTGCTCCATGACTGCGGTACGTCTTGCCACCAAGGCGACCGACCAGCCCAGCTGGTAGTAGTGCCAGGCCAGGGCCTGACCTATGCCGCTGGAGGCACCGGTGATGTAGACGAGTCCGGACCCATGTCCTGCCATGGCTTATGGCTTCTGGCTGGGCTGGATGACGCCCTTGACCCGTCCCTGCATCTGCAGAATCTGGTCAAGGTGCGCGTACTGCATGCTGTCACCTGTAAATCTGTCATTGCCACGGGTCATGACCACAGACTTGTTGGTACTGACGCGCTCGTCATTGGGCCAGATTTGCAGGAATTCGCTCTCCAGCCGCATGGCGGGCAAAGCCTTCTGGGTTGCAGTTGCAGGCACCGGCTCGCGCTCAATGACGGCCTGGCCGAACATCTGGATTTCCGAGCCATCGCCATTGCTCAGTGCCCGGTTGGAGCTGCCCACGGTCTTGCGCCCATCAGGCGTGAAGCTCAGCATGCGTGCGTCGTAGACCTCCAGCGTATCGGTATCGGGAAAGTGCTCACCTGTCGTGCCATTCAGTCGATTTTTGAGGCGGCCCGATGCTTCGAAATTCTTGATGACGAAGTCTTTGAGGAAATAGTCCGGATCGTGCCGCACGACCTTCTCCGCGCCGCTGACAATCGGCTTGGGAGCATTGCGCACCAGCCACCAGGTGCCCAGAGCCAGCAGGCCCATGATGAGCACGGGGAGGTACATCGAGGCCTTGTCGCCCACACGGCGCCATTGCCCACTCATGAGCCATACCCCGAAAGCAGCGCCGCATAAGCGCCATTGGCGGCCAGGAGCAGATCGCAGAACTGCCGCACCGCCCCCTCTCCGCCATTCTTGGCACTGACCCAGTCCGCCACATGCGATGCCTCGTCATGGGCATTGGCGGGTGCGCAGGAAAAGTGGCTGCGACGCATGACAGGAAGATCGGGCCAGTCGTCTCCCATGGCGGCGGCCTGCGGCCATTGCAGACCCAGTTCAGCCAGGATGGACTCGGCAGCCGGCACTTTGTCCTCCGTGCCAAAGCGCGCATGTTCAATGCCCAGTTGCTTCAAGCGCAAACGCAGCGGCGCGGAGTCTCGCCCCGTCACCACGGCCGGCGTGATGCCGGCCTTTTGCAACATTTTCAGGCCATGACCGTCC
This window of the Comamonas testosteroni genome carries:
- a CDS encoding KdsC family phosphatase, with the protein product MNRPALTPRQQWDPQLLLKAQGIRVAFFDVDGVLTDGGLYFSGEGEVLKRFHTLDGHGLKMLQKAGITPAVVTGRDSAPLRLRLKQLGIEHARFGTEDKVPAAESILAELGLQWPQAAAMGDDWPDLPVMRRSHFSCAPANAHDEASHVADWVSAKNGGEGAVRQFCDLLLAANGAYAALLSGYGS
- a CDS encoding RNA recognition motif domain-containing protein — encoded protein: MGNKLYVGNLPYGVRDNDLEQAFSQFGAVASARVMMERDTGRSKGFGFVEMASEAEAQAAIQGMNGQPLGGRSLIVNEARPMEPRPPRTGGYGGGFRSEGGFGGGNRDGGYGGRSEGGGYGRGDSGGGYGGGGRGEGGFRSPYGSGPRHGGRGGYGGGNNHGE
- the lptC gene encoding LPS export ABC transporter periplasmic protein LptC; the protein is MSGQWRRVGDKASMYLPVLIMGLLALGTWWLVRNAPKPIVSGAEKVVRHDPDYFLKDFVIKNFEASGRLKNRLNGTTGEHFPDTDTLEVYDARMLSFTPDGRKTVGSSNRALSNGDGSEIQMFGQAVIEREPVPATATQKALPAMRLESEFLQIWPNDERVSTNKSVVMTRGNDRFTGDSMQYAHLDQILQMQGRVKGVIQPSQKP
- a CDS encoding SDR family oxidoreductase gives rise to the protein MAGHGSGLVYITGASSGIGQALAWHYYQLGWSVALVARRTAVMEQWAQSMRMDASRYAVYGADVTNIASACSAADACLERQGLPDVVIANAGVSWGVDTSLREDLEVMQQVLASNTMGLAASFQPFIAPMVRRGSGRLVGICSVAGIRGLPGHAAYSASKAAAIAYCESLRVELQKSGVSVTSLLPGYVDTPLTKNNPYSMPFLLSPEEFARRAFRVIERKARYAIIPWQMRIVGSVMRMLPAYLWDRLTLGKTRKPRHLKKD
- a CDS encoding RNA recognition motif domain-containing protein gives rise to the protein MGNKLYVGNLPYTFRDQDLQDSFSEFGTVNSAKVMMERDTGRSKGFGFVEMGSDAEAQAAIQGLHGQNRGGRDLVVNEARPMEPRPPRSGGFGGGFGGGREGGGGGFGGGRGDGGFGGGRGDGGGYGRRNSY